In Lotus japonicus ecotype B-129 chromosome 5, LjGifu_v1.2, one genomic interval encodes:
- the LOC130716608 gene encoding LOB domain-containing protein 38-like: protein MSCNGCRVLRKGCSGDDCMLRHCLRWIESPQAQANATVFVAKFFGRATLMSFLSSVPTNQRSALFESLLYEAVGRALNPVSGAVGLLWSGNWQLCQSGVEKVLQGGGALTPLPQFSGVDHESSEGFESFIAGSSPSRKLKINHEAESSGLVVGGGGGRCHQAKKQRVRTPSEESEGSTLGNRGEDCGSDSERKLLPLFF from the exons ATGAGTTGCAACGGTTGCCGTGTCCTCCGAAAGGGTTGCAGCGGCGATGACTGTATGCTACGACATTGCCTTCGGTGGATAGAAAGCCCCCAAGCCCAAGCTAACGCCACCGTGTTCGTCGCCAAGTTCTTCGGCCGCGCCACCCTCATGTCTTTCCTTTCCTCTGTACCCACTAACCAAAGATCCG CTTTGTTTGAGTCTCTTCTATATGAAGCTGTGGGGCGTGCATTAAATCCAGTGAGCGGAGCAGTGGGGTTGCTGTGGAGTGGGAACTGGCAGCTCTGCCAATCGGGTGTGGAGAAAGTGCTCCAAGGTGGTGGCGCGTTGACTCCACTTCCTCAGTTCTCAGGTGTGGATCATGAGAGCAGTGAAGGCTTTGAATCATTTATTGCAGGTTCTTCTCCTTCAAGGAAGCTGAAGATTAATCATGAAGCAGAATCATCAGGTTTGGTGGTTGGCGGCGGCGGAGGAAGGTGTCACCAAGCGAAGAAACAACGTGTGAGGACACCGTCTGAGGAATCTGAAGGGTCGACGTTGGGAAACAGAGGAGAAGATTGTGGTTCTGACAGTGAAAGGAAACTCCTTCCTCTGTTTTTCTGA